A stretch of Pangasianodon hypophthalmus isolate fPanHyp1 chromosome 9, fPanHyp1.pri, whole genome shotgun sequence DNA encodes these proteins:
- the LOC113545687 gene encoding uncharacterized protein LOC113545687: protein MNNTDSISEENESTQTTPTRRTSTGVTHTENGASQNNIPKSSTEDIWTTNSSTTSSTTTSTMNNTGSSTKSYTSASTMNNTDSISEENKSTQTTPTRRTSTGVTHTENGASQKNIPKSSTEDIRTTSSSTTSSTTTSTMNNTGIMIIVSVLIGVTVVVIFVALLLWRRFFQKKTAKVRKPDHVYESIGDVPLEAQGNQYEAIYVLAGDPAIVNKGKKTHTDAPSCSETQSPENPVESVYSTIQKRHA from the exons ATGAACAACACGG ACAGCATCAGTGAGGAGAACGAGTCCACACAGACGACTCCGACTAGAAGAACCAGCACCGGAGTGACTCACACTGAAAATGGAGCTTCTCAAAACAACATTCCCAAGAGCAGTACAGAAGATATCTGGACTACAA ATTCCTCCACTACATCCTCCACAACTACATCTACCATGAACAACACGG GTTCCTCCACTAAATCCTATACAAGTGCATCTACCATGAACAACACGG ACAGCATCAGTGAGGAGAACAAGTCCACACAGACGACTCCGACTAGAAGAACCAGCACCGGAGTGACTCACACTGAAAATGGAGCTTCTCAAAAGAACATTCCCAAGAGCAGTACAGAAGATATCAGGACTACAA GTTCCTCCACTACATCCTCCACAACTACATCTACCATGAACAACACGG GCATCATGATTATTGTCTCTGTGCTGATTGGAGTCACTGTTGTAGTAATTTTTGTAGCTCTGCTGCTGTGGAGACGTTTCTTCCAAAAGAAAA CTGCTAAAGTCAGAAAGCCAGATCATGTCTATGAATCCATAGGAGATGTTCCACTGGAAG CACAGGGAAATCAATATGAAGCCATTTACGTCCTGGCAGGTGACCCAGCTATAGTCAATAAGG GgaaaaagacacacactgaTGCTCCCTCATGTTCAGAGACACAATCACCTGAAAATCCG GTCGAGTCGGTGTATTCCACAATACAGAAACGGCACGCTTAA